One Cucurbita pepo subsp. pepo cultivar mu-cu-16 chromosome LG11, ASM280686v2, whole genome shotgun sequence DNA window includes the following coding sequences:
- the LOC111805040 gene encoding nifU-like protein 3, chloroplastic, with product MVAAFSTRAQALKPTPTTAPLYRSPSERTSASHLSFFKSSFFRGQFCSRRFLGFNSSCTRRRHLGNVVSPSCVLPLTEENVEKVLDEVRPSLMADGGNVALHEIDGLVVILKLQGACGSCPSSTMTLKMGIETRLRDKIPEILEVEQIIDTETGLELNHDNVEKLLAEIRPYLAGTGGGILELIEIKDYVVKVRLSGPAAGVMTVRVALTQKLREKIPAIAAVQLIE from the exons ATGGTAGCCGCTTTCTCAACTCGAGCTCAAGCTCTTAAACCAACTCCAACCACTGCACCTCTGTATCGGTCACCGTCTGAGCGAACTTCGGCTTCCCATTTGTCATTCTTCAAG AGTTCGTTCTTTAGAGGTCAATTTTGTAGCAGGCGCTTTCTTGGATTCAACTCAAGTTGTACTCGGAGGCGTCATTTAG GAAACGTGGTGTCACCCAGTTGTGTTCTTCCATTGACTGAGGAAAATGTGGAGAAAGTGTTGGACGAAGTAAGGCCAAGCTTGATGGCTGATGGAGGGAATGTTGCTTTGCATGAGATAGATGGGCTTGTTGTGATATTGAAGCTTCAAGGAGCATGTGGCTCTTGCCCAAGCTCAACCATGACACTGAAAATGGGAATCGAGACCAGACTCAGAGACAAAATTCCTGAAATTTTGGAAGTTGAGCAGATCATAGACACTGAAACAGGACTTGAACTCAACCACGACAATGTTGAAAAG TTACTTGCAGAGATTAGGCCATACTTGGCTGGCACAGGGGGTGGAATTCTGGAGCTGATAGAGATAAAAGATTACGTTGTTAAAGTGCGGCTAAGTGGACCAGCGGCTGGAGTTATGACAGTTCGAGTTGCTCTCACACAGAAGTTGAGGGAGAAAATACCAGCCATTGCAGCTGTGCAGCTTATAGAATAG